A genomic region of Alnus glutinosa chromosome 11, dhAlnGlut1.1, whole genome shotgun sequence contains the following coding sequences:
- the LOC133881148 gene encoding carboxyl-terminal-processing peptidase 2, chloroplastic-like, translating into RQSGTQGAITGVGLSIGYPTQFDGSAAGLLVISAAPGGPANRAGILTGDVIVAIDDTSTETIGIYDAAERLQGTKGTSVELTIRSGLEIKHIALTREKFSLNPVKSRLCKVPGSGKDSPRIGYIKLTSFNQNASGAVKEAVDSLKSSSVNAFVLDLRDNSGGLFPEGIEIAKIWLDKGVIVYICDSRGVRDIYDTDGSNAIAASEPLAVLVNKGTAIASEILAGALKDNKCTVLFGEPTYGKGKIQSIFELSDGSDLAVTVARYETPAHTDIDKVGVIPDHPLPTSFPKDEEGFCSFLQDPASACYVNRVQLFAR; encoded by the exons AGGCAGTCTGGAACTCAAGGTGCTATTACAGGTGTAGGGCTGTCAATTGGCTACCCTACTCAATTTGATGGATCAGCTGCTGGACTTCTTGTTATTTCAGCTGCTCCGGGAGGTCCTGCAAATAGGGCTGGGATTTTGACTGGGGATGTTATTGTAGCAATTGATGATACAAGTACAGAAACCATAGGCATATATGATGCAGCAGAACGGTTGCA GGGAACCAAAGGAACTTCAGTGGAATTGACCATTCGAAGTGGACTTGAAATAAAGCACATAGCTTTGAC GCGGGAGAAATTTTCACTAAATCCAGTGAAATCAAGACTATGCAAAGTGCCTGGTTCAGGGAAAGATTCTCCTAGGATTGGTTATATCAAATTAACATCTTTCAACCAAAATGCATCTG GCGCTGTCAAGGAAGCAGTTGATTCTTTAAAGAGTAGTAGTGTTAATGCCTTTGTGTTGGACCTTCGAGATAATAG TGGTGGTCTTTTCCCAGAAGGAATTGAGATTGCCAAGATTTG GTTGGACAAAGGCGTGATTGTGTATATTTGTGACAGCCGCGGTGTTCGAGATATATATGACACGGATGGAAGCAATGCAATAGCAGCTTCAGAACCCTTAGCTGTGCTG GTTAACAAAGGAACTGCCATTGCAAGTGAAATCTTAGCCGGTGCACTGAAAGACAATAAATGCACTGTGTTATTTGGAGAACCCACATATGGGAAAGG CAAGATTCAGTCAATTTTTGAGCTATCTGATGGCTCTGACTTGGCTGTTACTGTTGCTCGTTATGAGACACCTGCTCATACAGATATTGATAAG GTTGGTGTAATTCCTGACCATCCTTTACCCACTTCATTTCCAAAGGACGAGGAGGGATTTTGTAGCTTCCTCCAAGACCCTGCATCTGCTTGCTATGTGAACAGAGTCCAGCTATTTGCGAGATGA